The Methylomarinum vadi genome has a window encoding:
- the ppc gene encoding phosphoenolpyruvate carboxylase, translated as MDISIDDNKLSHSSKVLGSLLTKVLKTQARPEVYKAVEQLQKQFAGLLRDETSESHRRHLLETVENLDEEAMNEVVRVFSHYFSLLNIAEESYNLKNRNKQLVGHYWPGSFHDTLITLKESGVGADKLQTLLDELLYMPVMTAHPTEAKRRTVKGVLRNIFQAQEALSGQRLQGNPRKQMLNRLQSYIQLLWKTDEVRSRKLSVADEIDAGLFYFSLSLFQATAEVYRKFQLSLADVYGEEAAQAIRVPSFLRFGSWIGGDRDGNPNVTPEITVLALRRQAETVMQEYVRRLDELIGQLSLSYGFCDLTQAFVDSLEADRAMLGPSVAALENRYTQEPYRHKLVLMKFRMERSLLTVSRRINDEPELSDSHAYSSAAEFLRDLQLIDTSLRGHGDGDIADLELSDLIRLVETFGFHLMELDVRQESSRHSEAVAEILAAALDLNYSALDEEQRLALLSEALATPGGLMFDRSTLSAPTQQTLELFDIMAGMKREIGPECFGKYVISMTHSASHIMEVMLLAAQSGLVGCIGGHWHCHIEVSPLFETVEDLKHIETVLTRLFDTPTYRELLKASAGRQEIMLGYSDSCKDGGILASAWNLFQAQRRVIDLAEQRGIKCRLFHGRGGTVGRGGGPTHEAILAQPPDTVRGQIKFTEQGEVLFYRYNNMETAIYELTMGVTGLMKASVSLVQPAQADCPESLAVMDELAQLGEQSYRELTERTPGFLDYFYEATPVGEIGQLNIGSRPSHRKKQDRSKNSVRAIAWVFAWAQSRQTFPAWYGIGWSLSTWCAGKPERLEKLRAMYRDWPFFRNLLSNAQMALSKSDMRISKQYASLCLDPDTGQRVHGLIAKEYHRCVEWVLQVAEKDRLLADNPSLASSLHRRNAYLGPLNYIQVNLLRRLRTDGDNSQDSRWLQPLLRTINAIAAGMRNTG; from the coding sequence GTGGATATTTCAATAGACGACAACAAACTGAGTCATTCATCCAAAGTGCTGGGCTCGTTATTGACCAAAGTATTGAAGACCCAGGCGCGCCCGGAGGTTTATAAGGCAGTCGAACAATTGCAGAAGCAGTTCGCGGGGCTGTTGCGCGATGAAACCAGCGAATCGCATCGCCGCCACCTGTTGGAAACAGTGGAAAATCTGGATGAAGAAGCGATGAACGAGGTAGTGCGGGTGTTCAGCCATTATTTCAGTCTGCTCAACATCGCCGAGGAATCCTACAACCTAAAGAACCGCAACAAACAATTGGTCGGCCATTACTGGCCCGGTTCCTTCCACGATACGCTGATTACGCTAAAGGAATCGGGTGTCGGCGCCGACAAATTGCAGACCTTGCTGGACGAACTGCTGTACATGCCGGTGATGACGGCGCACCCGACCGAAGCCAAGCGCCGTACCGTCAAGGGCGTGTTGCGCAATATCTTTCAGGCGCAGGAGGCCTTGAGCGGCCAGCGCCTGCAGGGAAACCCGCGCAAGCAGATGCTAAACCGCCTGCAGAGTTATATTCAACTATTGTGGAAAACCGACGAGGTGCGCTCGCGCAAGTTAAGCGTAGCGGACGAAATCGACGCCGGTTTATTCTATTTCTCGCTGTCGCTGTTCCAGGCCACGGCCGAGGTTTATCGCAAGTTCCAGCTATCGCTGGCCGATGTCTATGGCGAGGAGGCGGCCCAGGCAATTCGCGTGCCCAGTTTCCTTCGCTTCGGTTCCTGGATTGGCGGCGACCGCGACGGTAACCCGAACGTAACCCCTGAAATCACGGTGCTGGCGTTGCGCCGGCAGGCCGAGACGGTCATGCAGGAATATGTGCGGCGTCTCGATGAATTGATCGGACAACTGTCCTTATCTTACGGCTTTTGTGACCTGACCCAGGCGTTCGTCGACAGTCTGGAGGCCGACCGCGCCATGCTGGGTCCCTCGGTTGCTGCGCTGGAAAACCGTTACACCCAGGAGCCTTACCGGCATAAACTGGTCCTGATGAAATTCCGCATGGAACGCAGTCTGCTGACGGTATCCCGACGCATCAACGACGAGCCCGAACTCAGCGACAGCCATGCCTATAGCAGCGCGGCGGAATTCCTGCGCGATTTGCAACTGATCGACACATCCCTGCGGGGTCATGGCGACGGCGATATCGCCGACCTGGAACTGAGCGATCTGATCCGCCTGGTCGAGACCTTCGGCTTTCATTTAATGGAACTGGATGTGCGTCAGGAATCGTCCCGCCACAGTGAAGCGGTCGCCGAGATCCTGGCGGCGGCGCTGGATCTAAATTATTCCGCGCTGGACGAGGAACAGCGCTTGGCGTTGTTGAGCGAGGCGCTGGCGACGCCGGGCGGCTTGATGTTCGACCGTTCCACGTTGTCGGCACCGACCCAGCAGACCTTGGAATTGTTCGACATCATGGCCGGCATGAAGCGTGAAATCGGCCCGGAATGTTTCGGCAAATACGTTATTTCGATGACGCATTCGGCCAGTCATATCATGGAGGTGATGCTGCTGGCGGCACAAAGCGGCCTGGTCGGCTGTATCGGCGGCCACTGGCATTGCCATATCGAGGTCAGTCCGTTGTTCGAAACGGTGGAAGACCTCAAACATATCGAAACCGTGCTGACCCGTTTGTTCGATACGCCGACCTATCGGGAACTGCTGAAGGCTTCGGCCGGTCGCCAGGAAATCATGCTAGGCTATTCCGACTCCTGCAAGGACGGCGGCATCCTGGCTTCGGCCTGGAACCTGTTCCAGGCGCAACGGCGAGTGATCGATCTGGCCGAGCAACGCGGCATCAAATGTCGCTTGTTCCACGGCCGGGGCGGCACGGTGGGCCGCGGCGGAGGCCCGACCCACGAGGCGATTCTGGCCCAGCCGCCCGATACCGTGCGCGGCCAGATCAAGTTCACCGAGCAGGGTGAAGTGCTGTTCTACCGTTACAACAACATGGAAACGGCGATCTATGAATTGACGATGGGTGTCACCGGCTTGATGAAGGCCAGCGTCAGCCTGGTGCAGCCGGCCCAGGCCGATTGCCCGGAAAGTCTCGCGGTCATGGACGAGCTGGCCCAGCTCGGCGAGCAAAGCTATCGCGAATTGACCGAACGCACGCCCGGCTTCCTCGATTATTTCTACGAGGCGACCCCGGTCGGCGAGATCGGCCAACTCAACATTGGGTCGCGGCCGTCGCATCGCAAAAAGCAGGACCGGTCGAAGAATTCGGTGCGGGCGATCGCCTGGGTGTTCGCCTGGGCGCAGTCGAGACAGACCTTCCCCGCCTGGTACGGCATCGGCTGGAGCCTGTCGACCTGGTGTGCGGGCAAGCCGGAACGACTGGAGAAACTGCGCGCGATGTACCGCGACTGGCCGTTCTTCCGCAACCTGCTGAGTAACGCGCAAATGGCGTTAAGCAAATCGGACATGCGCATTTCCAAACAGTATGCCAGCTTGTGTCTCGATCCCGACACCGGTCAGCGCGTCCACGGCCTGATCGCGAAGGAATATCATCGCTGCGTCGAGTGGGTACTGCAGGTCGCCGAGAAGGACCGCCTGTTGGCCGATAACCCCTCGCTGGCGTCGTCGCTGCATCGCCGCAATGCCTATCTGGGCCCCTTGAACTATATTCAGGTAAACTTACTGCGACGGTTGCGGACGGATGGCGACAATAGCCAGGACAGCCGCTGGTTGCAGCCGCTGCTGCGCACGATCAACGCGATCGCCGCCGGCATGCGCAATACCGGATAG
- a CDS encoding IS5 family transposase yields the protein MEKKGKQRYKLKNWSAYNQALINRGSLTLWFDESVVQHWHQPEKTGYRGSPMTYSEMAIQCALTLREVFKLTLRATQGFLLSLIQLLKIDVQVPHYSTLSRRQQALSVRLPRSASQAPRHLVVDSTGLKVYGEGEWKVRKHGVGKRRTWRKLHVMVDAQTQEVVAAELTANFVGDPEVLPDLLGQVDDQDKITAVAGDGAYDTVTCHQAIRNKGARALIPPREGAVEWPDDEEGAVHPRTAIIRRCAEVGEAEWKRQSGYHRRSLAETSMFRVKGLFSDKLKNRTFAAQQVEAYLRIGAMNKMTGLGMPESYPVS from the coding sequence ATGGAGAAGAAAGGAAAGCAACGGTATAAGCTTAAAAACTGGTCGGCCTACAACCAAGCGCTGATCAATCGAGGTTCGCTCACGTTATGGTTTGATGAATCAGTCGTTCAGCATTGGCATCAGCCGGAAAAAACGGGGTATAGAGGCAGTCCAATGACCTATTCTGAGATGGCGATTCAATGTGCGCTGACTCTCAGAGAAGTGTTTAAACTGACCTTGCGAGCGACGCAAGGATTTTTGCTATCGCTGATTCAGCTATTAAAGATCGATGTCCAAGTGCCTCATTACAGTACGTTAAGCCGGCGTCAACAAGCCTTATCGGTACGCCTGCCAAGATCGGCAAGCCAAGCGCCTCGCCATCTGGTGGTGGATTCAACGGGATTAAAGGTCTATGGCGAAGGAGAATGGAAAGTTCGCAAACATGGCGTGGGCAAGCGTCGAACATGGCGAAAACTCCATGTAATGGTGGATGCACAGACCCAAGAAGTCGTTGCGGCTGAGTTGACGGCCAATTTTGTCGGCGACCCTGAAGTACTGCCGGATTTATTGGGCCAAGTGGATGACCAAGATAAGATTACCGCCGTGGCAGGTGATGGCGCCTATGATACCGTTACTTGTCATCAAGCCATTCGCAATAAAGGGGCTCGCGCTTTGATTCCACCGCGCGAAGGCGCTGTCGAATGGCCTGATGACGAAGAGGGGGCGGTTCATCCCAGAACCGCCATTATACGGCGCTGTGCTGAAGTCGGTGAAGCGGAATGGAAACGGCAAAGTGGTTACCATCGCCGGAGTCTGGCGGAAACCTCGATGTTTCGAGTCAAAGGATTATTCAGCGATAAATTGAAAAATAGGACCTTTGCCGCCCAACAGGTCGAGGCTTACCTGCGCATTGGGGCGATGAATAAAATGACAGGCCTTGGTATGCCTGAAAGTTACCCAGTCTCATGA
- the nhaR gene encoding transcriptional activator NhaR: protein MKRINYQHLFYFWNVVREESVTRASEKLHLAQPTISAQLAVFEQAVGEKLFYKQGRKLVLTETGRIVFHYADEIFSLGRELGNALEGKASGRALRLSVGVADALPKMLVYRLIEPARHLPEPVQVFCYEDKAERLLSEMSLQGIDLVLSDVPLTPTSDNKAFNHFLGACSVSVFGTRPLAERYRADFPRSLNGAPFLLPTGNTALRRSLDQWFDEQSISPKIEAEIEDSALVKTFGSGGAGLFVAPTTVAEEIERQYNVTAIGHIDVVEERFYAVTMHKRLKHPAVTAILDYARAELF, encoded by the coding sequence ATGAAACGTATTAACTATCAACATTTGTTTTATTTTTGGAACGTCGTGCGCGAAGAAAGCGTGACCCGGGCCAGCGAGAAACTGCATTTGGCCCAACCGACCATTAGCGCACAATTGGCGGTGTTCGAGCAGGCGGTGGGCGAAAAACTGTTCTACAAACAAGGGCGTAAGTTGGTGTTAACGGAAACCGGCCGCATCGTTTTTCATTACGCCGACGAGATTTTTTCGCTGGGACGCGAGCTTGGCAATGCTTTGGAAGGTAAAGCAAGCGGCCGTGCCCTGCGCTTGAGTGTCGGTGTCGCCGACGCTCTGCCGAAAATGCTGGTTTACCGTTTGATCGAGCCGGCCCGCCATTTGCCCGAACCGGTACAGGTTTTTTGCTATGAAGACAAGGCGGAGCGCCTCTTGTCGGAAATGTCGCTGCAAGGCATCGATCTGGTGCTGTCGGATGTCCCGTTGACGCCGACCAGCGATAACAAGGCCTTCAATCATTTTCTCGGCGCTTGTTCGGTCTCCGTATTCGGAACCCGCCCATTAGCCGAACGTTATCGCGCGGATTTTCCCCGTTCCCTGAACGGCGCGCCGTTTCTGCTGCCGACCGGCAATACCGCATTGCGGCGTTCGTTGGATCAATGGTTCGATGAACAAAGCATCAGTCCAAAAATCGAAGCGGAGATCGAGGACAGCGCCTTGGTTAAAACATTCGGTAGCGGCGGCGCCGGGTTATTTGTCGCGCCGACCACGGTTGCCGAGGAAATCGAACGGCAATACAACGTCACCGCCATCGGCCATATCGACGTTGTCGAGGAACGCTTTTATGCCGTCACCATGCACAAAAGACTGAAGCATCCCGCCGTCACCGCCATTCTGGACTATGCGCGGGCCGAGTTGTTCTAG
- a CDS encoding PPC domain-containing protein, translating to MMKKNRVRQTMMLGFGAWLACTALPYLAWAETLSDDTLSEEQIMTLTDIDMEIDDIADDQLDPATKPEGFDELVKALDEIDRNLQDLENTAQELEAGEGSPAAEATTTRPDDTAETAEAITADSVESESNNSFGKADPIALNGEISGTIQPRRDADWYRLAVPEQGQLVIASKQVPDNIDLVLRVWNGNKETISNWYSPLRKGGELNASIDLKSPGDYFLEVHDGRDDSHASDGYRLELQFTPSGDRFEPNDSFGKAAPIDLESSLQATILPQRDVDWYRFEIAEQGELKIVAEQVAENLAIVFRLWNANKETITNWFAPLSKGGPTEAVLDLPEPGSYYLEVHDDRDDQRSVQPFTLTFEFKASGDRAEPNNSFAQAKPLPLGETVTATILPKRDADWYRVDVDKQGELTVEITQSPQDLDMVFRLWNGEKNTISNWMAPLSKGGDVMGKVSLPEPGSYYIEVHDGRDDARSVSPYRITATLQ from the coding sequence ATGATGAAGAAAAATAGAGTGAGACAAACCATGATGCTTGGCTTCGGCGCCTGGCTGGCTTGCACGGCGCTTCCTTACTTGGCCTGGGCCGAAACCCTCAGCGATGACACGTTGAGCGAAGAACAGATCATGACGTTGACCGATATCGACATGGAAATCGACGACATTGCCGACGATCAGCTCGACCCGGCGACCAAGCCGGAGGGTTTCGACGAGCTGGTCAAGGCCTTGGACGAAATCGACCGAAACCTGCAGGACTTGGAAAACACCGCGCAAGAACTTGAAGCTGGAGAAGGTTCGCCGGCAGCCGAAGCGACAACGACACGACCCGATGATACGGCCGAGACGGCGGAAGCCATAACCGCCGACAGTGTCGAAAGCGAATCCAACAACAGTTTCGGCAAAGCCGATCCGATCGCGTTGAACGGCGAGATCAGCGGCACGATTCAACCCCGCCGGGACGCCGACTGGTACCGTCTGGCCGTCCCCGAACAAGGCCAACTGGTCATCGCCAGCAAACAGGTGCCGGACAACATCGATCTGGTGCTGCGGGTTTGGAACGGCAACAAAGAGACCATCAGCAACTGGTATTCGCCGCTGCGCAAGGGAGGCGAGCTGAACGCGTCGATCGACCTGAAAAGTCCCGGCGACTACTTTTTGGAAGTGCACGACGGCCGCGACGACAGTCATGCCAGCGACGGCTATCGATTGGAATTGCAATTCACGCCCAGCGGCGATCGCTTCGAACCGAACGACAGTTTCGGCAAAGCGGCGCCGATCGACCTGGAATCATCGCTCCAAGCAACGATATTACCGCAGCGCGACGTCGACTGGTATCGCTTCGAGATAGCCGAACAAGGCGAGTTGAAAATCGTCGCCGAACAAGTCGCGGAAAACCTGGCCATCGTTTTTCGTCTCTGGAACGCCAACAAGGAGACGATAACCAATTGGTTCGCGCCGTTGAGCAAGGGCGGGCCTACCGAGGCGGTCCTCGATTTGCCGGAGCCCGGCAGCTATTATTTGGAAGTGCATGACGACCGCGACGATCAACGCTCGGTGCAACCGTTTACCTTGACCTTCGAATTCAAAGCCAGCGGCGACCGGGCCGAGCCCAATAACAGCTTTGCCCAGGCCAAGCCCTTGCCGCTGGGAGAAACGGTGACAGCCACTATCCTACCGAAGCGAGACGCCGACTGGTACCGTGTCGATGTCGATAAACAAGGCGAATTAACGGTGGAAATCACGCAATCGCCGCAAGATTTGGATATGGTATTCAGGCTCTGGAACGGCGAAAAAAATACCATTTCCAACTGGATGGCACCGCTGAGCAAGGGAGGCGACGTCATGGGCAAGGTCAGCTTGCCCGAACCCGGCAGCTATTACATCGAAGTCCATGACGGCCGCGATGACGCCCGTTCGGTATCGCCTTATCGCATCACGGCGACATTGCAATGA
- a CDS encoding MerR family transcriptional regulator, producing MLYRVKELANLCQVPPDTIRHYTRIGLLIPQRDPVNGYRQYTVNDAKRLDFIRKAKSLGFSLKEIEHILAESRKGKSPCPMVRDLISHRIRVNRARLEHLMELQVRMEQTLEGWKKMPDGIPDGDSICYLIESVGIGRESTSAVAKKKSS from the coding sequence ATGTTGTATCGAGTTAAAGAGCTAGCAAATCTGTGTCAGGTACCTCCGGACACCATTCGCCACTATACCCGTATCGGTTTATTAATACCGCAACGCGATCCGGTCAACGGTTATCGCCAATACACGGTCAATGACGCGAAGCGGTTGGATTTTATCCGTAAAGCGAAGAGCCTGGGGTTTAGCCTAAAGGAAATCGAACACATTTTAGCCGAAAGCCGTAAAGGGAAATCACCGTGTCCAATGGTGCGCGATTTGATTAGCCATCGCATTCGGGTAAACAGAGCGCGATTAGAGCATTTAATGGAGTTGCAAGTCCGCATGGAACAGACCTTGGAAGGCTGGAAGAAAATGCCCGATGGCATTCCCGATGGCGACAGCATCTGTTATCTGATTGAATCGGTGGGGATCGGCAGGGAATCAACTTCCGCTGTAGCAAAGAAAAAATCAAGTTGA
- the smbP gene encoding small metal-binding protein SmbP, producing MNNALQIIRMFIATSVLGLLLTGVVYAEAPHSIQALEHAVAAETHGKMGHSKEFHHHAKEAIKHTTASEKAHTDAHMHVTEAIKHLKETVKHGEMGHSLIAIHAKEALKHAEISEKAHADAHHHMTEAAKHLHESVKHNEAGHRDLVADHTQQAIEHIKSTF from the coding sequence ATGAACAACGCTCTACAAATTATTAGAATGTTTATTGCTACTTCGGTATTGGGATTGTTGCTAACCGGTGTTGTATACGCTGAAGCGCCGCATTCCATACAAGCGCTCGAACATGCCGTGGCTGCCGAAACGCACGGTAAAATGGGCCATTCTAAGGAGTTCCATCACCATGCCAAGGAAGCCATAAAGCATACGACGGCCAGTGAAAAAGCGCATACCGACGCGCATATGCATGTGACGGAAGCGATCAAACATCTGAAGGAAACCGTCAAACATGGCGAAATGGGGCATTCCTTAATCGCTATCCATGCGAAAGAAGCGCTCAAACACGCGGAAATTTCCGAAAAGGCCCACGCCGATGCGCATCATCACATGACCGAGGCGGCCAAACATTTACATGAATCTGTGAAACACAACGAAGCCGGACATAGGGACTTGGTTGCCGATCATACCCAGCAGGCGATAGAGCATATTAAAAGTACCTTTTAG
- a CDS encoding rhodanese-like domain-containing protein → MKKLHLIIAFFIVTLSGCMFQQPDYLTMITAPELNNLMQKKDIFLVDVHTPKQRHIKGTDLFIPYNEIEENKDKLPADKNTPIYVYCEGGPMGNAAARTLHELGYRNLYNLEGGTNAWRKAGFAFE, encoded by the coding sequence ATGAAAAAACTTCATCTGATTATTGCTTTTTTTATCGTGACGCTGAGCGGCTGCATGTTTCAACAACCGGATTATTTGACCATGATAACCGCTCCGGAATTGAACAACCTCATGCAAAAGAAGGATATTTTCCTGGTGGACGTTCATACCCCCAAACAACGGCATATCAAGGGCACGGACCTCTTTATTCCCTATAACGAAATCGAGGAAAACAAGGATAAATTGCCGGCCGATAAAAATACCCCCATTTATGTCTATTGCGAAGGCGGACCGATGGGCAATGCCGCGGCGCGTACGCTGCACGAGCTGGGTTACCGCAATCTCTACAATCTCGAAGGCGGAACCAATGCCTGGAGAAAAGCGGGCTTTGCTTTTGAGTAA
- a CDS encoding sulfite exporter TauE/SafE family protein, which produces MNEHNKTGSPHPLTTAIRKIFTVSLALAGIGCILWLDSWFMNHTDMPSLSRDMSYGLLILIGFLSSFHCVGMCGPLILGYTAKNAATGHKSYPAHLLYGLGKTLSYSTIGALFGAFGAIVSFTPYTQGAVGIAAGVFLLLFGLHMLEVFPALHHFQFKTPAFVMRFIGKEYRKHSNPFIIGLLNGLMIICGPLQAMYVMAAGTGSWYEGAAILFFFGIGTLPLLLGFGFMTSLLSNSLTPKLLKASGIIVMALGAIMLNRGLAVTGTSMDFNTLLARFSQHLSPANAETPYCESEQIIRMDVDGNGFTPNQFTLRNGIPVKWVISGKELNQCNKVIVVPDYDLRIEVRPGEQVIEFTPSETGVVSWSCWMGMIPGSFIIVDETQAPVSDTNETASTKSDGESEYERLIREFRQWWDKFLKNITQA; this is translated from the coding sequence ATGAACGAACACAATAAAACCGGCTCTCCCCATCCCCTAACGACGGCCATCCGCAAGATATTTACCGTCTCGCTGGCTCTGGCGGGAATCGGCTGTATTCTGTGGTTGGATAGCTGGTTCATGAACCATACCGACATGCCCAGCCTCAGCCGCGACATGAGTTATGGTTTATTGATCCTGATCGGTTTTCTCTCCAGTTTTCATTGCGTCGGCATGTGCGGGCCGTTGATCCTCGGCTATACCGCTAAAAACGCGGCCACTGGACATAAATCGTATCCGGCTCACCTGCTTTACGGCCTCGGTAAAACCCTGTCCTATTCGACGATCGGCGCCCTGTTCGGCGCTTTTGGCGCCATCGTATCTTTTACGCCTTATACCCAGGGCGCGGTCGGTATCGCCGCCGGCGTTTTTCTATTATTGTTCGGCCTGCACATGCTGGAAGTGTTTCCGGCCTTGCATCATTTTCAATTCAAAACGCCGGCATTTGTCATGCGTTTTATCGGCAAGGAATACCGCAAACATAGTAACCCCTTCATAATCGGCTTATTGAACGGGCTGATGATTATATGCGGCCCCTTACAAGCCATGTATGTCATGGCCGCCGGTACCGGCAGTTGGTATGAGGGGGCCGCCATTTTGTTTTTTTTCGGCATTGGCACTCTGCCGTTACTGCTGGGTTTCGGTTTCATGACCAGCTTGCTGTCCAACAGCCTGACGCCTAAATTACTGAAAGCCTCGGGCATCATCGTGATGGCGTTGGGCGCCATCATGCTCAATCGGGGCTTGGCGGTAACGGGTACCAGCATGGACTTCAATACCCTGCTCGCGCGATTTTCACAACACCTATCCCCCGCTAACGCGGAAACGCCTTATTGCGAGTCGGAACAAATCATCCGCATGGACGTCGATGGAAACGGGTTTACGCCCAACCAGTTCACGCTTCGCAACGGCATCCCGGTAAAATGGGTGATCAGCGGTAAGGAGCTCAATCAATGCAATAAAGTCATTGTCGTCCCAGATTATGACCTAAGAATCGAGGTCCGGCCGGGCGAGCAAGTCATCGAGTTTACCCCCAGTGAAACCGGCGTGGTCTCCTGGAGTTGCTGGATGGGTATGATCCCCGGCAGTTTCATCATCGTCGACGAAACGCAAGCTCCCGTCAGCGATACAAACGAGACTGCCTCCACCAAGTCCGATGGAGAAAGCGAGTACGAACGTCTCATTCGCGAATTCAGGCAATGGTGGGATAAGTTCCTGAAAAATATCACGCAAGCCTAG
- a CDS encoding diguanylate cyclase domain-containing protein, whose translation MINDNYGHKAGDAILIHVANAIASVIRESDMAARLGGDEFVVLLTDIHDIEDTQRSIHDIHKAIATEIAFACHTLCVTASIGVAIFPDDGERIDDLITKADASMFEEKKQAKADNKLLAIGKRAF comes from the coding sequence ATAATTAATGACAATTACGGTCACAAGGCCGGCGATGCGATATTAATTCATGTCGCCAACGCCATCGCATCGGTCATCCGTGAATCCGACATGGCGGCCCGCCTTGGCGGCGACGAGTTCGTCGTGTTACTAACCGACATACACGATATCGAGGATACCCAACGTTCCATCCACGACATTCACAAAGCCATCGCTACCGAAATTGCATTTGCTTGCCACACGCTTTGCGTGACGGCAAGCATCGGTGTCGCCATTTTTCCGGATGACGGTGAACGCATCGACGACCTCATCACAAAGGCTGACGCATCCATGTTTGAGGAGAAAAAACAAGCCAAGGCCGACAACAAACTGCTAGCTATCGGCAAACGCGCATTTTAA
- a CDS encoding ABC transporter substrate-binding protein has product MMDNETFILKRRGIDYSVLNPADYGIDFYSDILFTSEQEVKEHPLRVQAMLRASLKGWRYALDHPGEMIDLLQTKYKVPKSREHLQYEAEAMQPLIEPDLIEIGHMNRERWERMAQAFIDLGIGSENFSLDDFIYQPHPTLQIKKLQKILIFFVIVSGAALLVAVCMLCGWARLKHEVALRRIAEAQVKQLAYYDPLTAIPNRNSFMPYANKQIHSALRNRQKLAFCFIDLNRFKELNNHPLKRVGSNNGLKVRIRVD; this is encoded by the coding sequence ATGATGGATAATGAAACCTTCATTCTAAAGCGGCGCGGCATCGACTATAGCGTGCTTAATCCGGCCGACTACGGTATCGATTTCTATAGCGACATCCTGTTTACCTCGGAACAAGAAGTCAAGGAACATCCTTTAAGGGTGCAAGCCATGCTGCGAGCCAGTTTGAAAGGGTGGCGATATGCCTTGGATCATCCCGGCGAAATGATAGACTTGTTGCAAACTAAGTACAAGGTGCCGAAATCAAGAGAACATTTACAGTACGAGGCCGAAGCAATGCAGCCATTAATCGAACCCGACTTAATCGAAATCGGACACATGAACCGTGAACGCTGGGAACGCATGGCACAAGCGTTTATCGACCTCGGCATAGGGAGCGAGAATTTTTCGTTGGACGACTTTATTTATCAACCGCATCCAACCCTCCAGATTAAAAAATTGCAAAAAATACTCATTTTTTTCGTTATCGTCAGCGGAGCGGCTTTATTGGTCGCGGTTTGCATGCTCTGTGGCTGGGCTCGCCTGAAACACGAAGTCGCCTTACGTAGGATTGCCGAGGCACAAGTGAAACAGCTCGCCTATTATGATCCTTTGACGGCAATACCGAATCGCAACAGTTTTATGCCTTATGCGAACAAACAAATACATTCGGCCCTTAGAAATAGACAAAAGCTGGCCTTTTGCTTTATCGACTTGAACCGCTTCAAGGAACTAAACAACCACCCGCTCAAGCGGGTGGGTTCCAATAACGGACTGAAAGTCCGGATACGCGTCGACTAA
- a CDS encoding ABC transporter substrate-binding protein, whose translation MRVKPVEEVLSGRALYAQSNSDLLYARLHGKPVVALAAIFQHSPLVLLTRKNSGIETPRDLIGKKVMLLNPRTDAYFHAMLRNAGIKAQEVDIVTSSFDIEDLITGKVSAFNSYITTKQPPAQAGGFQ comes from the coding sequence ATCCGGGTTAAACCGGTCGAGGAAGTCCTGAGTGGCCGCGCACTGTACGCGCAATCGAACAGCGACCTTCTTTATGCCAGATTGCACGGGAAACCGGTAGTGGCCTTGGCCGCCATTTTTCAACATTCGCCGCTAGTGCTTCTGACCCGAAAAAATAGCGGCATCGAAACGCCGCGCGACTTGATCGGCAAAAAAGTCATGCTGCTGAATCCTCGGACGGATGCTTATTTTCACGCAATGCTAAGGAATGCCGGCATTAAGGCGCAGGAAGTGGACATTGTCACAAGCAGTTTCGACATCGAGGATCTGATTACCGGCAAGGTCTCCGCGTTCAATTCCTATATCACCACTAAACAACCACCCGCTCAAGCGGGTGGGTTCCAATAA